In Microthrixaceae bacterium, the sequence CGAGCGGTGGAGGCCCGACCCCGCAGATGTCGTGGTCGCCGACCCGAGCCGATCCGGCCTGGGAGCGATCGGCGTGTCGAAGGTTTCGGCCACCGGGGCGGAGGTCGTGGTGCTGGTCAGCTGTGACGTCGCCGCCATGGGCCGCGACGTCGGGCTCTTCGCAGATCAGGGCTATGCGCTCGTCTCGGTCGAGATGATCGATCTCTTCCCCAACACCTCCCATGCCGAGGTGGTATCGACGTTGGTGCCGGTCGCCGGGGCGCCACGGTGAGGACAGCACAGGTGTCGTCGCCGAGGACGGCCCGGGTGCTGTTGGTGGTCGCGTGCTGCACGCTGGTCGCGTGTGGCCGCGGCGACAACGGTTCGGACGAATCGCCGCACACCGAGATCGAGGCAGCGGCGGCCAAGCGCTATCGGGTGGAGGTCGTCGAAACACACCCACACGACCCGGAGGCCTTCACACAGGGACTGACCTTCGACGACTCGTCGGTGCTGTGGGAGGGGACCGGTCTGGTCGGGCGGTCGCAGTTGCGTCGGATCGTTCCGGAAACAGGCGAGGTCGAGGTGGTGCAGAACCTGCCGGAGTCGGTCTTCGGCGAAGGGTTGGCGATCGGCCCCGAGGGATTCGTGCAGCTCACCTGGCAACAGCGCCGGGCATATCGATGGAGCTACGACGCCCGCGACGACCTCGGTACGTTCACCTACGACGGCGAAGGGTGGGGGTTGACCTACGACGGAACGCAGTTCATCCAGAGCGATGGATCAGCGACACTGACATTTCGCGACCCGAGCGATTTCACGGTCGTCAAGACGCTGCCCGTCACCATCGACGGCGAGCCGCTCGATCAGTTGAACGAACTCGAGTGGGTCGACGAGATGGTGTGGGCCAACGTGTGGCATTCCGACACGATCGTGGGGATCGACCCGGCGAGCGGGGAGGTCGCAGCGACCGTCGACGCATCCGGCCTGTGGGCCGATTCGGCTCGGACGCAGGAGATGACCCTGAACGGCATCGCCCATCGACCGGGAGATCCGCCGACGCGCCTGTGGCTGACGGGCAAGCTGTGGCCGACATTGTTCGTCGTCGATCTTGTGGAGGTGCAGCCATGACCGTCGAGGTCGATCGTTCGAGTGGGCGTCGGGGCCGTTCTCGGGTTGCCCTCGGGTCCATCGCCGCAGGTCTGTTGATCGTATCGATGGGATGTGGGGCCGATTACCGGTCGCTGTCGCCGGGCGAATGCCTACCTTCGACCGCCAAGGTGGTGGGGCGACGGGAGGCCGACCCGCCGACGACGAGCTGTGAGGGGCCGCATCGATACGAGGTGTTCGCCGTCGGCCGTCTCACCGGCGACGAGTTTCCCGGGCAGGAACAGCTCGA encodes:
- a CDS encoding septum formation family protein, with the protein product MTVEVDRSSGRRGRSRVALGSIAAGLLIVSMGCGADYRSLSPGECLPSTAKVVGRREADPPTTSCEGPHRYEVFAVGRLTGDEFPGQEQLDADSRMLCYEAFEPSVGFPAAEMGDEIRVVYLAPTEQSWTRDDDREVECLLIFTEDREGRVATPLKGGDSG
- a CDS encoding glutaminyl-peptide cyclotransferase is translated as MRTAQVSSPRTARVLLVVACCTLVACGRGDNGSDESPHTEIEAAAAKRYRVEVVETHPHDPEAFTQGLTFDDSSVLWEGTGLVGRSQLRRIVPETGEVEVVQNLPESVFGEGLAIGPEGFVQLTWQQRRAYRWSYDARDDLGTFTYDGEGWGLTYDGTQFIQSDGSATLTFRDPSDFTVVKTLPVTIDGEPLDQLNELEWVDEMVWANVWHSDTIVGIDPASGEVAATVDASGLWADSARTQEMTLNGIAHRPGDPPTRLWLTGKLWPTLFVVDLVEVQP